In Mycoplasma sp. OR1901, the following are encoded in one genomic region:
- a CDS encoding phosphatidate cytidylyltransferase, with the protein MNSNKEKMNGLISQRIIPAIIVAVIFIIFIALNRYSFYHSYNLNNGVFWFVRSLSLLLIFSFLFIMLFELSNAYLQNKKLAILLSFVGVLGLIVNYQYLLNILLLNKSNKLISEESHIFLILKNNIFNYILGSWQTYVFLLLLSVFFGLLRYYSNNTKTNFVALLQRSVSFFLSTFIIINFIKTYAYLNTLNTGLEYIIIFFIFSVSYDTGGFFGGIFFGNKLFKAKMAPLISPKKTWEGAIIGYLFAILISLIFAFSYYGISQSVQKDSLLLELIFNKDIKKLSFSLLILASPIFALLGDLYFSYIKRRLEIKDFSKILRGHGGILDRFDSVSFVFILWSLIGIIAWKS; encoded by the coding sequence ATGAATTCAAATAAAGAAAAAATGAATGGTCTTATAAGTCAAAGAATAATTCCCGCAATTATTGTTGCGGTTATTTTTATAATATTTATAGCTCTAAATAGATATAGTTTTTATCACAGTTATAATTTAAATAATGGTGTTTTTTGATTTGTGAGATCACTTTCACTATTATTAATTTTTAGCTTCTTATTTATAATGCTTTTTGAATTATCAAATGCTTATTTACAGAACAAAAAATTAGCTATTTTACTATCATTTGTAGGGGTTTTAGGCTTAATTGTAAATTATCAATATTTATTAAATATACTATTATTAAATAAATCTAACAAATTAATTAGTGAAGAATCACACATATTTTTAATTTTAAAAAATAATATCTTTAACTATATTTTAGGAAGTTGACAAACTTATGTATTTTTATTACTACTATCAGTATTTTTTGGTCTATTAAGATATTATAGTAATAATACTAAAACAAACTTTGTAGCGTTACTTCAAAGAAGTGTAAGTTTCTTCTTGTCAACATTTATTATTATTAATTTCATAAAAACATATGCTTATTTAAACACTTTAAACACTGGATTGGAATATATTATTATATTCTTTATATTCTCAGTTTCATATGATACCGGCGGTTTCTTTGGTGGAATATTTTTCGGAAATAAATTATTTAAAGCAAAAATGGCACCACTCATTAGTCCTAAAAAGACTTGAGAAGGAGCGATAATAGGTTATTTATTTGCTATATTAATTTCTTTAATTTTTGCTTTTTCTTACTACGGCATAAGCCAAAGCGTTCAAAAAGATAGTTTATTATTAGAGTTAATTTTCAATAAAGATATAAAAAAACTGAGTTTTTCATTACTTATATTAGCTTCACCAATTTTTGCTTTACTTGGTGATTTATATTTTTCTTATATAAAACGTAGACTTGAAATTAAAGACTTCTCAAAAATTTTAAGAGGACACGGTGGAATTTTAGACAGGTTCGATAGTGTATCTTTTGTTTTTATTTTATGAAGTTTAATCGGAATTATTGCATGAAAAAGTTAA
- a CDS encoding ribonuclease III domain-containing protein, with product MIKLQNKILKYNFKNPLLLTQALITRGHSNTNSNGGSLENGLKTANNEYLEFLGDPVLNLVVKEYLINKYKKIDIPSLDIGVDLGKINEESQGYFKNEHLKKIAKAININELKHSSLADDENYSSKENADIIEAIIGAVYIDSNYDINVTRDVVIRLLQIGESSGKSDENIINNSVKNNREVAISKQNKVEFKIPTENSQTHKLIKSDVIELKNAISQVIKEGSNNNWESVITILVKIGDKTKTKDFKSNKTKKKDSINDAILQLEKWAKTYSNVPKETLSLSSDEEWKNYVNKNQHDKIEFLKFDITNKQDSKTTWYFKGSLKLENIDSIYPLDFSESKKDSLKKLVKENISKLIENSHKLDLPEEKSMNEVNVESLDNKLERYYELSNTFKVVVAKLGKYQINISNINDSLKGEKKVHLSADFSSVKYKFSAKKEVTKENLKKALNYLSNELYLELKNLDKSNLNNDNFDKTIKLYEKESIQFASLKPKLKKYQFNITNLNQSQTTDNKVKLIITIESEKYNFSITKEIIKSNLEKALNFISNELHLEINKQIKK from the coding sequence ATGATTAAACTACAAAACAAAATTTTGAAATATAATTTCAAAAATCCACTTTTATTAACCCAAGCACTAATTACTAGAGGTCATTCAAACACCAATAGTAACGGTGGTAGCTTGGAAAATGGATTGAAAACAGCAAACAATGAGTATTTAGAGTTTTTAGGGGATCCTGTTTTAAACTTAGTTGTTAAAGAGTATCTAATTAACAAATATAAGAAAATAGATATCCCTAGTTTAGATATCGGTGTAGATTTAGGTAAAATTAATGAAGAATCGCAAGGTTATTTCAAAAATGAACACCTAAAGAAAATTGCCAAAGCTATTAATATTAATGAACTCAAACACTCTAGTCTTGCCGATGATGAAAATTATAGTTCTAAAGAAAACGCGGACATTATCGAAGCAATTATTGGTGCAGTTTATATTGATTCAAACTATGATATCAATGTAACAAGAGATGTTGTTATTAGACTACTTCAAATTGGTGAATCTTCTGGAAAAAGTGACGAAAATATTATTAATAACTCAGTTAAAAATAATAGAGAAGTTGCAATTTCTAAGCAAAATAAAGTAGAATTTAAAATACCAACAGAAAATAGCCAAACTCATAAACTAATTAAATCAGATGTCATTGAATTAAAAAATGCAATTTCGCAAGTTATTAAAGAAGGTTCAAATAATAATTGAGAAAGTGTAATTACAATCTTAGTTAAAATAGGCGATAAAACTAAAACTAAAGATTTTAAGTCAAATAAAACTAAGAAAAAAGATTCAATAAATGATGCAATTTTACAATTAGAAAAATGAGCAAAAACATATTCTAATGTCCCAAAAGAAACACTTAGTTTGTCATCTGATGAAGAATGAAAAAACTATGTTAATAAAAATCAACACGATAAAATTGAGTTTTTAAAATTTGATATTACTAATAAACAAGATAGTAAGACAACTTGATACTTTAAAGGGTCTTTAAAACTTGAAAATATAGATTCTATATATCCATTAGATTTTTCTGAATCTAAAAAAGATTCGCTTAAGAAATTAGTTAAAGAGAATATTTCAAAATTAATTGAAAACTCTCATAAACTTGATTTACCTGAAGAAAAATCAATGAATGAAGTTAATGTTGAAAGTTTAGATAATAAATTAGAAAGATATTATGAATTATCTAATACTTTTAAAGTTGTAGTGGCTAAATTAGGAAAATATCAAATTAATATTAGCAATATTAACGATTCTTTAAAAGGAGAAAAGAAAGTACATTTAAGCGCCGACTTTTCTTCTGTAAAATATAAGTTCTCAGCAAAAAAAGAAGTGACTAAAGAAAATCTTAAAAAGGCTTTAAATTATCTTTCAAATGAGTTATATTTAGAACTTAAGAATCTAGATAAATCAAATTTAAATAATGATAACTTTGATAAGACAATAAAATTATACGAAAAAGAATCAATACAATTCGCTAGTCTGAAACCAAAACTTAAAAAGTATCAATTTAACATTACAAATTTAAATCAATCTCAAACTACAGATAACAAAGTGAAATTAATTATCACTATAGAGTCTGAAAAATATAATTTTTCAATAACAAAAGAGATAATAAAATCAAATCTCGAAAAAGCTTTAAACTTTATTTCTAATGAATTACATTTAGAAATAAATAAGCAAATTAAAAAATAA
- a CDS encoding Cof-type HAD-IIB family hydrolase, giving the protein MNKPKIIFIDLDGTTLDGPGEKFWHKEPTEYTKEIIRKLQTQIPVIVSTGRGVNPKTAKIVRDLGSETYIAWNGAQTVIKGEVVNKEIVDKEVAQELFEEIKKSKSFVVYNSNSRDLAFVKNWLYKVLMGFGKKNAKRYKDYKNDFDVYKALVWNLNKNKIKELAEQWSKKFEGRLTVTISGNNNILEITGANVSKGDEELRLCKLWGIDPKDAIHIGDSMNDASAKGKVGKLIAMANSVDELKEIADEITEETCNDSGLAKYLKQFIEK; this is encoded by the coding sequence ATGAATAAACCAAAAATAATATTTATAGACTTAGATGGAACAACTTTAGATGGTCCAGGTGAAAAGTTTTGACACAAAGAACCTACAGAGTATACTAAAGAAATAATTAGAAAGTTACAAACACAAATACCAGTTATTGTTTCAACAGGTAGAGGTGTAAATCCTAAAACTGCTAAAATAGTTAGAGATTTAGGTTCTGAGACATATATCGCTTGAAACGGTGCTCAAACCGTTATAAAAGGTGAAGTTGTTAACAAAGAAATCGTTGATAAAGAAGTTGCTCAGGAATTATTTGAAGAAATTAAGAAAAGTAAATCATTTGTTGTTTACAACTCAAATTCAAGAGATTTAGCATTTGTTAAAAACTGATTATATAAAGTGCTTATGGGATTCGGTAAGAAAAATGCTAAAAGATACAAAGATTACAAAAATGATTTTGACGTATATAAAGCACTTGTTTGAAACTTAAATAAAAATAAAATTAAAGAACTAGCAGAACAATGATCTAAAAAGTTCGAAGGAAGATTAACAGTTACAATTAGTGGTAACAATAACATTCTTGAAATAACAGGAGCTAACGTTTCTAAAGGAGATGAGGAATTAAGGTTATGTAAACTTTGAGGAATTGATCCTAAAGATGCAATTCATATTGGTGATTCGATGAATGATGCTTCAGCTAAAGGTAAAGTTGGTAAACTTATTGCTATGGCTAATTCAGTTGATGAACTAAAAGAAATTGCGGATGAAATCACAGAAGAAACATGTAATGATTCAGGTTTAGCAAAATACTTAAAACAATTTATTGAAAAATAA
- a CDS encoding phosphoketolase family protein: MKKNNFDNKEYLDKVHAWWRAANYLSLGQMYLRNNPLLFNKIRPEDIKMYPIGHWGTIPGQNLIYAHLNRVINKYDVEMFYISGPGHGGQVMISNSFLDGSYTELFPEITNDTEGLTRMFKRFSFPGGTASHAAPETPGSIHEGGELGYAISHAVGAVLDNPNIIAATVIGDGEAETGPLAGSWFSSSFINPVNDGVVLPILHVNGGKISNPTIYARKSNKEISDMLSGFGWEAIFVEADPKDTVGIHEIMAEKFDLAIEKIKAIHEEQRQRPAEEATRPLWPALIVRTPKGWTLPERINNLKYEGSFRAHQVPVPVSSENPKMIDELENWLLSYKPHELFNEDGSFKKEFADIAPKGEKRMAMHPITNGGINPQLLNFGKWEDFALKFNKPGEVKEQDMVTASHFLADLIKRNPTNFRAFGPDETKSNRLFEVLKVTNRQWMEKIDPELDEALSPAGRLIDSQLSEHQAEGFLEGYVLTGRHGFFASYESFLRVVDSMLTQHMKWVVKANKISWRKDYPSLNVIATSTAFQQDHNGYTHQDPGILGHLADKRPELIREYLPADSNTLLAVLDKSFKERNVINLIVASKQPRDQFYNTEEAKELVEKGYKVIDWASTVKEGEEPDLVVVAAGTEPNLEALATISILHKHFKDLKIRFVNVVDLLKLRHQSIDPRGLSDEEFNSVFTTNKPILFAFHGFEGLIRDIFFSRRNHNLWIHGYRENGDITTSFDIRLMSHMDRFHMSKTAARAVFGQENAKDFLDLMDEKIAYHNYYIKEVGIDIDEVRNWKWEDLNK, translated from the coding sequence ATGAAAAAAAATAATTTTGATAATAAAGAATACTTGGATAAAGTTCACGCTTGATGAAGAGCTGCAAACTACCTATCATTAGGTCAAATGTATTTAAGAAATAACCCATTACTTTTTAATAAAATTCGTCCAGAAGACATTAAAATGTACCCAATTGGTCACTGAGGAACAATTCCTGGTCAAAACTTAATTTATGCACACTTAAACCGTGTTATTAATAAGTATGACGTTGAAATGTTTTACATCTCAGGTCCAGGTCACGGTGGACAAGTTATGATCTCAAACTCATTTTTAGATGGTAGTTACACAGAGTTATTCCCTGAAATCACAAATGATACTGAAGGTTTAACAAGAATGTTTAAGAGATTCTCATTCCCTGGAGGAACAGCATCTCATGCTGCTCCAGAAACACCAGGATCAATTCACGAAGGTGGAGAATTAGGTTACGCAATTTCACATGCTGTTGGAGCAGTTTTAGATAATCCAAACATTATTGCCGCAACTGTTATTGGTGACGGAGAAGCTGAAACAGGTCCTTTAGCAGGAAGTTGATTCTCATCATCATTTATTAACCCAGTAAATGACGGAGTTGTTTTACCTATCCTTCACGTAAATGGTGGTAAAATTTCTAACCCTACAATTTACGCAAGAAAATCTAATAAAGAAATTTCAGACATGTTATCAGGATTTGGTTGAGAAGCTATTTTTGTTGAAGCTGATCCAAAAGATACAGTTGGTATTCATGAAATAATGGCTGAAAAATTCGATTTAGCAATCGAAAAAATTAAAGCAATTCATGAAGAACAAAGACAAAGACCAGCTGAAGAAGCAACAAGACCATTATGACCTGCTTTAATCGTAAGAACACCAAAAGGTTGAACATTACCAGAAAGAATTAATAATTTAAAATACGAAGGAAGCTTTAGAGCTCACCAAGTGCCAGTTCCTGTTAGTTCAGAAAATCCAAAAATGATTGATGAATTAGAAAACTGATTGTTATCATACAAACCACATGAATTATTCAATGAAGATGGTTCATTTAAAAAAGAATTTGCTGATATTGCGCCAAAAGGTGAAAAAAGAATGGCAATGCACCCAATTACAAATGGTGGTATTAATCCTCAATTACTTAACTTTGGTAAATGAGAAGACTTTGCACTTAAATTTAACAAACCAGGTGAAGTTAAAGAGCAAGATATGGTTACAGCAAGCCACTTTTTAGCGGATCTTATTAAAAGAAACCCTACAAACTTTAGAGCATTTGGGCCAGATGAAACTAAATCAAATAGATTATTTGAAGTTTTAAAAGTTACAAACAGACAATGAATGGAAAAAATTGATCCAGAATTAGATGAAGCTTTAAGTCCTGCAGGTAGATTAATTGATTCACAATTATCTGAACACCAAGCAGAAGGATTCTTAGAAGGTTATGTATTAACAGGACGTCATGGATTCTTCGCTTCATATGAATCATTTTTAAGAGTTGTTGACTCAATGTTAACACAACACATGAAATGAGTTGTTAAAGCAAACAAAATTTCATGAAGAAAAGATTACCCTTCATTAAACGTTATTGCTACTTCTACAGCATTCCAACAAGATCACAATGGTTATACACACCAAGATCCAGGTATCTTAGGTCACTTAGCTGATAAAAGACCTGAATTAATTAGAGAATACTTACCAGCTGACTCAAATACATTATTAGCAGTATTAGATAAGTCATTTAAAGAAAGAAATGTAATCAACTTAATTGTTGCTTCAAAACAACCAAGAGATCAATTCTATAACACTGAAGAAGCTAAAGAATTAGTTGAAAAAGGTTATAAAGTAATTGACTGAGCATCAACAGTTAAAGAAGGTGAAGAACCAGATTTAGTAGTAGTTGCTGCTGGTACAGAACCAAACTTAGAAGCACTTGCTACAATTTCAATATTACACAAACACTTTAAAGATCTTAAAATTAGATTTGTTAACGTTGTTGATTTATTAAAATTAAGACACCAAAGTATTGATCCTCGTGGATTATCAGATGAAGAATTTAATTCTGTATTTACAACAAATAAACCTATTTTATTTGCATTCCATGGATTCGAAGGTTTAATTAGAGATATCTTCTTCTCACGTAGAAACCACAATTTATGAATTCACGGATATAGAGAAAATGGTGATATTACAACATCATTCGACATTCGTTTAATGTCACACATGGATAGATTCCACATGTCTAAAACAGCTGCTAGAGCAGTATTCGGACAAGAAAATGCAAAAGATTTCTTAGATTTAATGGATGAAAAAATAGCATACCACAACTATTACATAAAAGAAGTTGGTATTGATATTGATGAAGTTAGAAATTGAAAATGAGAAGATTTAAATAAATAA
- a CDS encoding PolC-type DNA polymerase III, whose translation MSKFRDNLLNSFAIYSGLKYDPELDEVRMEQVGEKEFTFVIFSLLSFKTFKNLLWSTKNSNKAKENKYNFVVENYIYESTEFKEYLINIIPALIKKIPNVAELIKKNPSSLVINPNDGSYIIRYDSNIPDEEIDYAKELIESNMSYYGFKDFKIDFQLQIVSNNLLHIEERDKELQEQIRKLSREELSTQKSNYNPSSYNNNSNYKFNKYSKNTYTHVTIKDMSTYSELETNKRVHFEGEIYREEIRRLGNVYVAKYSVTDYKDTINVSHYLGEDKNNVTTFKVGQFIVVDGLLQINRYGFDLSRNVRSDKIIVGDNPYHNVTLDDAEEKRIELSARTKMNTMDGILSATDLVEIAKKHGHKAITILDSNSVQSFPEFTQAAKKNGIKPIYGVSFDIIEKGNNIILGEFNPEININDAEFVVFDIETTHLSPRIGELIEFGATVIKNGDVINKTQFFVKAKKPLSAFTTNLTGITQQMVDNEGIELDDALDRIYKLFEGKIAVAHNAKFDMNFIIQKFLEKERELPKTTYIDTLMISRIIFEDKKKHSLGEFCKNFDVIYDTEVAHRADYDAEVLAGAFKNSIFWFINNNVHTLGQLNEYTRDESLFYSKLNTTFNQYSVIALNNEGLKEMFQMISKTLTERFWNSPKMFFEDLPKSKNILIGSNGLRGELIDRLLYSNDIELEKIINRCDYIEVPAPQTLSHKWSGKDDFTKEEIEQLLKHLINKAKSLGKMVVAIGDVRYETKDDAIFFKSLVYSKGIGNTSHFLFDYRKKDSLQIPTLNYLTTKEMIYQFKFLGHLDLIKEIVIETPNKIADMVEDEIIVTREKLYTPKFDNSNVKLKELVYANAHKKYGEKLPEIVDLRIKQELEPILKYGFDVVYWISHILVKKSEENGYIVGSRGSVGSSFVATMAEITEVNPLPPHYVCDNCKYFELVKNPPTPSGYDLDDKKCEKCDILMDKDGNSIPFETFLGFQADKVPDIDLNFSSEYQSFIHDYIKELFGEYHTFRAGTISTIKDKTAFGYIKKANEEYNFGYTNSYIDFLSYKIEGVKRTTGQHPGGIIIVPKEFDVEYFTPINYPADDTSLNWKTTHLNFESIHDNLLKLDILGHRDPTAIAMLSKMTGVNVKTDIPKKDPRVMSLFYSTKELGIQPSEIGDEPTGAVGLPEFGTNFVRKMLKDANPRTFSDLISISGLSHGTNVWKGNAETLIKEQNMSVSDVISCRDDIMLILIKRGLDPLFSFKVMEKVRKGKGLSTEEQTELKKNNIPEWMIKSMLMIEYMFPKAHATAYVIMAWRIAWFKLYKPLEYYSTYLSIRVSEFDIKVIVDDFKAVKINEKINEINKLKDKKKLDEDLLVTLEIAREIYARGYKISNIDLMKSKADEWIIDYDNKALIPPFTALKGLGLAAAQKLVQAREERPFISKEDFRSRSGVNKTITNVLDELGVLKDLTETNQMSLFTL comes from the coding sequence ATGTCTAAATTTAGAGATAATCTATTAAATAGTTTTGCTATTTATTCTGGTTTAAAATATGATCCAGAATTAGATGAAGTTAGAATGGAACAAGTCGGCGAAAAAGAATTTACTTTTGTTATTTTCTCGCTTCTAAGTTTTAAAACATTTAAAAATCTATTATGATCAACAAAAAACTCTAATAAAGCCAAAGAAAATAAATATAACTTCGTTGTTGAGAATTATATTTATGAATCTACAGAATTTAAAGAATACCTTATTAATATTATTCCAGCACTAATTAAAAAAATACCTAACGTTGCTGAATTAATCAAAAAAAATCCCTCATCATTAGTTATAAACCCAAATGATGGAAGTTATATCATAAGATATGATTCAAATATTCCGGACGAAGAAATTGACTATGCTAAAGAGTTAATTGAATCAAACATGAGCTACTATGGTTTCAAAGACTTTAAAATTGATTTTCAATTACAAATAGTATCGAATAATTTATTACATATTGAAGAACGTGATAAAGAATTACAAGAACAAATTAGAAAACTTAGTAGAGAAGAACTTAGCACCCAAAAATCAAACTATAATCCATCATCATACAATAATAATTCAAATTATAAATTTAATAAATATTCAAAAAATACTTATACACACGTAACTATTAAAGATATGTCTACTTATTCAGAACTTGAAACAAATAAAAGAGTTCATTTTGAAGGTGAAATATATCGTGAAGAAATAAGAAGACTAGGTAACGTTTATGTGGCCAAGTATAGTGTTACAGATTATAAAGATACAATAAACGTTTCGCATTATCTTGGAGAAGATAAGAATAATGTTACAACATTTAAAGTTGGTCAATTTATTGTAGTTGATGGTTTATTACAAATCAATAGATACGGTTTTGATCTCAGTAGAAATGTTAGATCAGATAAAATTATTGTAGGTGATAACCCTTACCATAATGTGACACTAGATGACGCAGAAGAAAAAAGAATTGAGTTATCAGCTAGAACAAAAATGAATACTATGGATGGTATTTTATCTGCTACTGATTTAGTTGAAATAGCTAAAAAACATGGTCATAAAGCTATTACAATACTTGATTCGAATTCTGTTCAATCGTTCCCGGAATTTACTCAAGCAGCGAAGAAAAATGGTATTAAACCTATTTACGGAGTTTCTTTTGATATTATCGAGAAAGGAAATAATATTATTTTAGGTGAGTTTAATCCTGAAATCAATATTAATGATGCTGAGTTTGTTGTATTCGACATCGAAACAACTCACTTGTCACCAAGAATTGGTGAACTAATTGAATTTGGTGCCACAGTAATTAAAAACGGTGATGTTATTAATAAAACACAATTTTTCGTAAAAGCCAAAAAACCATTATCTGCTTTTACAACTAATTTGACTGGAATTACACAACAAATGGTTGATAATGAAGGTATCGAATTAGATGATGCCTTAGATCGAATTTATAAATTATTCGAAGGTAAAATTGCTGTTGCTCACAACGCAAAATTCGACATGAACTTTATAATTCAAAAATTCTTAGAAAAAGAAAGAGAATTACCTAAAACTACTTATATCGATACACTTATGATTTCAAGAATTATTTTTGAAGATAAGAAAAAACATAGTTTAGGTGAATTTTGTAAAAACTTTGATGTTATATATGACACTGAAGTTGCTCACCGTGCCGACTACGATGCTGAAGTACTAGCAGGCGCATTTAAAAATTCTATTTTTTGATTTATAAATAATAACGTTCATACCTTAGGACAATTAAATGAATATACAAGAGATGAAAGTTTATTTTATTCTAAATTAAATACTACTTTTAACCAATATTCAGTAATCGCTTTAAACAATGAAGGTTTAAAAGAAATGTTCCAAATGATTTCAAAAACTTTAACAGAACGTTTTTGAAATTCACCAAAAATGTTTTTTGAAGATTTACCTAAAAGTAAAAATATTTTAATTGGTTCAAATGGTTTAAGAGGTGAATTGATTGATAGACTTCTTTATTCAAATGATATTGAACTAGAAAAAATAATTAATAGATGTGATTATATTGAAGTCCCTGCACCACAAACTCTTTCGCATAAATGAAGTGGAAAAGATGATTTTACAAAAGAAGAAATTGAACAACTTCTAAAACATCTTATTAATAAGGCTAAAAGCCTTGGAAAAATGGTTGTGGCAATTGGTGATGTTAGATATGAAACCAAAGATGATGCAATATTTTTTAAATCATTAGTTTATTCAAAAGGTATTGGAAATACTTCTCACTTTTTATTTGACTACAGAAAAAAAGATAGCTTACAAATCCCAACTTTAAATTATCTAACAACAAAAGAAATGATTTATCAATTCAAGTTTTTAGGTCATCTAGATTTAATAAAAGAAATTGTTATAGAAACACCAAACAAAATAGCAGATATGGTTGAAGACGAAATTATAGTAACTCGTGAAAAACTATATACACCTAAATTCGATAATTCTAATGTTAAACTTAAGGAATTAGTTTATGCTAATGCTCACAAGAAATATGGTGAAAAATTACCTGAAATTGTTGATTTAAGAATCAAACAAGAATTAGAACCTATTTTAAAATATGGTTTTGACGTAGTTTATTGAATTTCACATATTTTAGTTAAAAAATCAGAAGAAAATGGTTACATTGTAGGTAGTCGTGGTAGTGTTGGTTCATCATTTGTTGCAACAATGGCCGAAATAACTGAAGTTAACCCGCTTCCGCCTCATTATGTTTGTGATAATTGTAAATATTTTGAACTAGTTAAAAATCCACCTACTCCATCCGGTTATGATTTAGACGATAAAAAATGTGAAAAGTGTGATATTTTAATGGATAAGGATGGTAACTCTATACCTTTTGAAACTTTCTTAGGTTTCCAAGCTGATAAAGTTCCTGATATTGACCTTAACTTCTCAAGTGAGTACCAAAGTTTTATACATGACTATATTAAAGAACTTTTTGGAGAGTATCATACATTTAGAGCGGGTACAATATCTACGATAAAAGATAAAACTGCATTCGGTTATATTAAAAAAGCAAACGAAGAATATAATTTTGGATACACAAATAGTTATATCGATTTTCTTTCATATAAAATCGAAGGTGTTAAACGTACTACAGGACAACACCCTGGTGGAATAATAATTGTTCCTAAAGAATTCGATGTTGAGTATTTCACACCTATTAACTATCCAGCTGATGATACATCACTAAATTGAAAAACTACTCACCTTAACTTTGAATCTATACATGATAACTTGTTAAAATTAGATATTTTGGGGCATAGAGATCCTACAGCGATTGCTATGTTATCTAAAATGACTGGGGTTAATGTAAAAACAGATATTCCTAAAAAAGATCCTAGAGTTATGTCGTTATTTTATAGCACTAAAGAATTAGGGATACAACCAAGTGAAATTGGTGACGAACCTACCGGGGCTGTTGGTTTACCTGAATTTGGTACTAACTTCGTTCGTAAAATGCTTAAAGATGCTAACCCGAGAACTTTTTCGGACTTAATTTCTATTTCAGGACTATCACACGGTACAAACGTTTGAAAAGGAAATGCTGAAACTTTAATTAAAGAACAAAATATGTCAGTTAGTGATGTTATTTCTTGTCGTGACGATATTATGTTAATTTTAATTAAACGTGGTTTAGATCCGTTATTTTCATTTAAGGTAATGGAAAAAGTTAGAAAAGGTAAGGGATTAAGTACTGAAGAACAAACGGAATTAAAGAAAAATAACATTCCTGAATGAATGATTAAAAGTATGTTAATGATAGAATACATGTTCCCGAAAGCCCATGCGACAGCTTATGTAATTATGGCGTGACGTATTGCTTGATTTAAACTATATAAACCGTTAGAATACTATTCAACATACTTATCAATTCGGGTATCTGAATTTGATATTAAAGTTATTGTTGATGACTTTAAAGCGGTTAAAATTAATGAAAAAATTAATGAAATTAATAAATTAAAAGACAAAAAGAAATTAGATGAAGATCTTTTAGTAACTTTAGAAATAGCACGTGAAATATATGCTAGAGGTTATAAAATTTCTAATATTGATTTAATGAAATCAAAAGCAGATGAGTGAATTATAGACTATGATAATAAAGCCTTAATTCCACCTTTCACTGCGCTAAAAGGTTTAGGACTTGCTGCTGCTCAAAAATTAGTGCAAGCACGTGAAGAAAGACCTTTTATTTCAAAAGAAGACTTCAGATCAAGAAGTGGAGTTAATAAAACTATAACTAATGTATTGGACGAATTGGGAGTTCTTAAAGATTTAACAGAAACAAACCAAATGTCATTATTTACATTATAA